From the genome of Xiphophorus couchianus chromosome 6, X_couchianus-1.0, whole genome shotgun sequence, one region includes:
- the LOC114145869 gene encoding uncharacterized protein LOC114145869, giving the protein MDKMQVSYSSFILLLLLQIHYGLAAECNIVSVTSPSASTLNIKWSSYAGATLYVLDLRVVNSTSIAPLLLMMSESSTQRLVQGLRTGHVYQVTLSTFDMLYAPLCTASKITMTVPDTSQITSSQAISSTSIKLQWSAVTGADSYILFVEEAFRSPPRIYNQTFTTSSGQIGGLTPSTTYNCYIYSSNAAGRGAKSNINTITTLVQPPTGVTLTPTGKSTARVTWNSVSKVLLYQVTVRDNGNPDKPPVVRNSSSTSVDISSLAPCSTFTVGVSSFNVFLVPGEPSTVTYNTTTIGGVTTVSVDYSCSTSKVTVTWDVVLGAKLYRAVAVDSSGASLNCTSDSTSCQIAELKCGENYEVHVTAISDDCESIPDVTAMFATVPCAPVNLQTTHECSSDVIVFSWEPTSNTNYYVATAVDNTGKTTECRTLDKMCYFTNVDCGRFYTYKVYAVSSECNSHISEPKSIQTSPCFPSNVKTETDCFTNTLITTWDSADGALSYNVNAEGNNGETYNCSSPNNTCEITSVPCGEQLSVWIVASNDNCSTDRVLVEAAQTVPCTPTNVSASAECSQDSARVNWIASHGTIFYIVLAEDSNGNSYHCYSLGTTCFMSNLTCGQNYTTKVIGNNIDCNSTASQEVHFMTAPCPPTNIEAIRDCDANQAVIVWQNHQTSGVYTALLEDQSGPQLNCTSNTANNCTILSLACGKKYNVTVTYSQGQCQSSSASIGMDTVPCGPEDVNATVSCSSDELKVSWSIGVPAENYIAIVSRAMGHPLSCNSTETQCTVEGLQCESSYTVTVFSITRKCLSLPSHEFTVQTLPCPPTNVTARHACDPDPVPVSWTHSGKAELFTAVALGSRGHRAECTSNETSCNLPGLQCGEVYSVSVAGADNNCAGLQSNPLSLKTEPCSPSNVTSQVMCGAGAAQVFWSPSSNAVSYDVKATSSGQTLTCSSSSSNCTLSPLGCGQVYDVQVSATDGTCVSDYSTPFRQEQVPCAPENVTAYLLCDTSDLTVSWKSSPLPLSYSVVAVPLDGSSPVTCNTNNASCVLTGFHCGQALNISVKASSKSCSGPYSPVQTVHTGPCSSQNLKAVIECGTNSLRASWEASSGASSYTATVTGLNGFSDYRSTSDLTCLFSGLQCATSYTVQVVSQDGHCASAPIQTATTTGPCDPVNVTSVLQCGSDTATVSWVEGAGAVAHIVLAQEEGSHEYVSCRSNTTSCQLNQLRCGKVYNLTVLAEDATCNSTGEMTGTLMTAPCSPSIQSSTLTCGNSSALLSWTTVARSTGFTVNATAGNGHSVSCSSDAASCSLSDLLCGQTYTASVTARGNQCDSPPGPSTTIITAPCSPAVTSKQYDCGTSTAVISWSNTAGSSSFLAQVAGDGHRDSCHTTNTSCTFRNLPCGSDFNVTVQAQGSECNSSISAGESLQTVPCAPENVSATALCSTYSALITWVGSPSAVGYNVTVTGQDGNTHLCQTHSTSCHVTDLHCGKTYSVSAVPYSLTCPGARSAASSFRAGLCPPSNVTVSPACGDSAISWTQVAGAELYIATATANDGHNHTCSSNYSSFCDFTDLQCGEVYAVTVVTVDQGCWSEPSTAVMLRAALCPPANLTGHVSCETNTLSLTWGAVTGATYVLQWGRIESASPPSEYTTSNTSHSLSNLLCGERYAVRVAPQEADCRSSYSPAIEISTAPCQPANLTVRVDCGTNNGNFSWAESSGASFYVVEITGEDGRMASCSSNDTSCSVKLDCGRSYSATLVASTESCNSTKHADIYFDSAPCLPHDVMAELDCNTNVMNMNWTQTTGSDEYTAWAIGTDGHRASCNSTSNYCSIHHLRCGRIYEVAVTSSSINCEIIAGSDYKVQSAPCKAENTTAELNCSSNAMTVKWQDGGAAQNYTVRATSASGVNSTCRTAESSCSFLDLSCGQLYTFTVMGYTNVCVSDMSDPIERHTAPCSPTSVSANLNCTTRNALISWTNAAATAATAYSALATSSAGHNASCSDMGSSCDLDQLFCGQHYSVVVEAIHAGCPGPASAPVAFATEPCVPVDISVNYNVSAAWVTWSPAEGAASYSVQGMSDSGSSVACTTNATSCFLHDFLCSHIYNITVTARNRACDSAISDMSHLMTAPCPPTNVQASISCDHLTATVSWQQSNLAVGYVAYLDDQSGHNASCVGADVDTSCVASGLSCGSVYRVWVKALGKQYNSTDSSVVSLTSGPCQPHSIEAFMGCQTHSATVSWQPSAGAVSYATMLTSSSGHTSNCSTSTTSCQTSFLHCGEEYNVTVKTIGEACNSTAHMAGQLITEPCTPVNLSVHLNGSDAQVTWSTARGSSSYSVLAVTEQGVTAACSSTAFQCSLTGLQCSQIYNVTVRTRNSACNSTVTSAPHRLVTAPCPPTNIRVNMSCEQLRAAVSWQQSDLAVGYVAYLDNQSGHSTSCLSTNTDTFCSVSGLMCDTVYRVWVKALGEQYNSSDSSVVYLTSAPCLPSHIAAEVSCESDTDAIVSWNSLLSMPSVSQPTNISVVAAIAGTLQTLCTTPRGSCNVSGLSCGETYKLSLIATNVQCSLRAQTHVNITTRPCTPQSVSVSLLCGLNSALVSWEEKPDVELHTASAVKSSGGELKMCNSSGSSCSFTGLDCGEMYNFTVAAYSEGCWSQSSSPILFPTEPCQPVNVSAQTLCESDEVQLSWDQTGSPAQYSVTAKGSLGFTGVYNTTLRLLSATLPCGQHYNLTVQAQSSDCDSMPSSPFFFKTGPCVPRDVVTSAQCKFNVGSVSWAPSNGAESYIARATGLDGHTHLCTTNTTSCSWTSLHCGEQYKIVVGAKADNCTRMSNNSSVIYMNSCRPQNLAATVNCGMKVVSLDWAVSNGTETYLVSAETGDTAISLSTNITTALFSDFVCGKNYNLTVTPVNHYCPGNPSASTSVQTWPCMPVGISAKQDCISSIVTVTWDSSNGSDYHTAKVQTDTGISEMCMSERDACSIAGLTCGYNFSVSVTAFNQQCNVTSKEPASLQTVPCIPTNVSVKLDCSNNSADVSWSPSRGALRYSVLANSSHSDDSCTASDLSCLTCGANYSVQVVAMDDRCSSLPSLPVLFESGPCSPHNLSTELSCLSNDLTVTWDTVREADHFLVSLTAANGGSTNVCNTTNTVCSTSSLTCGNTYVVQVTSVRGVCRNKHNQTRSIQSALCQPQGVRGYLNCVTNSAWISWDSAAGAESYTVFASGGEAYTANCTSTNTTCEVEDLACGVSYNFTVTAKNRQCESPPSDSISLQMAPCSLPGITAFAQCHNSSILVEWKQKGGNAGATVYIATAEASDNTYLYCNSTGNSCLLQGAKCDLRYTIIVAVSSVRCSSLRSPPYRISMEPCAPKDVVVDISCEDRSALVSWTPSPVAEAYHVVAMGADGHEHTCNATFSNCSMSDLHCDQQYTVSVVASHENCTSKTSQSATVNTGPCHPAGLSVTFYCDNQSATLTWKPSDYAKGYYGCAQAENGDRLYCHSTDPGCTIDGLVCGTVYNFSVQASDGTCNSSVSDPVQIAGVPCPPLAVEVQLVPMKMEIQVMRFTWTQVLCAETEYLVTLTGSLLGDGQALFEISSYWTNVTYFEIPLPCSSSYVATLQSRNAAGKSDKSTPLNGTTAPCPPSGVTYSSSSSFATVSWSSSVFATTYTLYDNSVSPRKQLCSTAMLSCSLSNVSSSSLVVTASNTAGESQSANVTEATPHLIRRRDLGEQIPENGNIPAPLLDVKQPSPSILFLQWSPVEGASFYNLLIRNQGSSADDQELTVYGESIIVSELSPDSAYCLSVLAVIADVSGPESEPVCVQTGQRIAL; this is encoded by the exons TCCCCTGTGCTCCGGTTAATCTCCAGACCACACATGAATGCTCCTCTGACGTCATCGTCTTCAGCTGGGAGCCAACCAGTAACACCAACTACTATGTGGCCACTGCTGTGGACAACACTGGCAAAACGACAGAGTGCAGGACGCTGGACAAGATGTGTTACTTCACCAATGTGGACTGTGGTCGGTTCTACACGTACAAAGTGTATGCTGTGAGCTCAGAGTGCAACAGCCACATCAGTGAACCCAAGTCTATCCAGACCT CTCCTTGTTTCCCATCGAACGTGAAGACAGAAACTGATTGCTTCACAAACACTCTCATCACAACCTGGGACTCCGCTGACGGAGCTTTGTCATACAATGTCAATGCTGAAGGGAACAACGGAGAAACCTACAACTGCTCCTCCCCAAACAATACTTGTGAAATCACCAGTGTGCCATGTGGAGAACAGCTCAGCGTGTGGATTGTTGCCTCCAACGATAACTGCTCCACTGACAGAGTGTTGGTAGAAGCGGCTCAGACCG TTCCCTGCACTCCCACCAATGTCTCGGCATCAGCAGAGTGCAGTCAGGACTCTGCAAGAGTGAACTGGATCGCGAGCCATGGGACTATATTCTACATTGTACTTGCTGAAGATTCAAATGGGAACTCATACCATTGCTATTCACTGGGAACCACCTGTTTCATGAGTAACTTGACATGTGGACAGAATTACACCACCAAAGTCATTGGCAATAATATTGACTGCAACAGTACAGCAAGTCAGGAGGTTCATTTCATGACAG CACCTTGCCCTCCGACAAATATTGAGGCAATCAGAGACTGTGATGCCAACCAGGCTGTGATAGTCTGGCAGAACCAccagacgtcaggcgtctacaCGGCGCTGCTGGAAGATCAGAGTGGTCCTCAGCTCAACTGCACCAGCAACACGGCCAACAACTGCACAATCCTCTCTCTGGCATGTGGAAAGAAATACAACGTCACCGTCACCTACAGCCAAGGACAGTGTCAGTCCAGCTCAGCATCTATTGGCATGGACACAG tgccTTGTGGTCCAGAGGATGTCAACGCCACtgtcagctgcagctcagatgaGCTAAAGGTTTCCTGGAGCATCGGCGTTCCTGCAGAGAACTACATCGCCATCGTCTCCAGAGCAATGGGCCATCCTCTATCCTGTAACTCCACAGAGACCCAGTGCACTGTGGAAGGACTGCAGTGTGAAAGCTCCtacacagtgacagttttctCCATCACCAGGAAGTGCCTCAGTCTGCCGAGTCATGAGTTCACAGTGCAAACAT TGCCGTGTCCTCCCACCAATGTCACGGCCAGGCATGCGTGCGACCCAGATCCTGTTCCTGTATCGTGGACTCACAGCGGCAAAGCCGAGCTCTTCACTGCCGTGGCTTTGGGTAGCAGAGGTCACAGGGCTGAGTGCACCTCCAATGAAACGTCCTGCAACCTTCCAGGACTCCAGTGTGGGGAGGTTTACTCCGTCAGTGTTGCAGGAGCTGATAACAACTGTGCAGGTCTACAGAGCAACCCACTGTCTTTGAAAACAG AGCCGTGTTCTCCATCTAATGTGACCAGCCAGGTGATGTGTGGTGCTGGAGCCGCTCAGGTGTTCTGGTCCCCCAGCAGTAATGCAGTAAGTTACGATGTAAAAGCCACCAGCAGTGGTCAGACCCTCAcatgcagcagctcctcctctaaCTGCACCCTGAGTCCACTGGGCTGTGGACAAGTCTATGACGTTCAAGTGTCTGCCACTGACGGTACCTGTGTTAGTGACTACAGCACCCCCTTCAGGCAGGAACAAG taCCCTGTGCTCCGGAGAACGTTACTGCATACCTGCTATGTGACACCAGCGACTTAACAGTCAGCTGGAAATCCTCTCCTCTCCCGCTCAGCTACAGTGTGGTGGCCgtgccactagatggcagtagtCCAGTCACCTGTAATACTAACAACGCCAGCTGTGTTCTCACGGGCTTTCATTGTGGGCAAGCTCTCAATATTTCTGTTAAAGCCTCCTCTAAGAGCTGCAGCGGACCGTACAGCCCCGTTCAGACTGTTCACACAG GTCCCTGCTCCTCTCAGAACCTAAAGGCGGTGATCGAATGTGGGACAAACTCTCTCCGGGCCTCCTGGGAGGCTTCCTCTGGGGCCTCCTCTTACACAGCGACAGTGACCGGTCTGAATGGCTTCTCTGATTACCGCTCCACATCAGATCTCACCTGCCTTTTCTCCGGCCTGCAGTGCGCCACCAGCTACACCGTCCAAGTTGTGTCCCAGGACGGCCACTGTGCCAGCGCTCCCATTCAAACTGCAACGACAACCG GCCCGTGTGATCCGGTAAATGTGACCAGCGTCCTGCAGTGTGGGTCAGACACAGCCACGGTGTCCTGGGTTGAAGGTGCCGGAGCTGTAGCCCACATCGTTCTCGCTCAAGAAGAGGGATCCCATGAGTATGTTTCCTGTAGGAGTAACACAACTTCCTGTCAGCTGAACCAGCTGCGGTGTGGAAAAGTGTACAACTTGACGGTATTGGCTGAAGATGCTACCTGCAACAGCACCGGAGAGATGACAGGAACCTTGATGACAG CTCCATGTTCTCCGTCCATCCAGAGCAGCACGCTGACATGTGGAAACAGTTCTGCTCTTCTGAGCTGGACAACAGTGGCTCGTTCTACAGGTTTTACAGTTAATGCAACAGCTGGGAATGGGCACAGTGTTTCCTGCAGCTCAGACGCAGCTTCCTGTAGCCTGTCTGACCTCCTGTGTGGTCAGACATACACGGCCTCTGTCACTGCGAGAGGGAACCAGTGTGACAGTCCACCCGGACCAAGCACCACCATTATCACAG CCCCCTGCTCTCCAGCTGTAACATCTAAACAGTACGACTGTGGCACCAGCACAGCAGTGATTAGCTGGTCCAACACCGCGGGAAGCTCCAGCTTCCTCGCTCAGGTAGCAGGGGACGGGCATCGTGACAGCTGCCACACTACAAACACCAGCTGCACGTTCAGAAATCTGCCCTGTGGCTCGGATTTCAATGTGACTGTCCAAGCTCAGGGATCCGAGTGCAACAGCAGCATCAGCGCCGGCGAATCCCTACAAACAG TCCCGTGTGCCCCAGAGAACGTGAGCGCCACCGCTCTGTGCTCCACTTACTCAGCTTTAATTACCTGGGTGGGCAGCCCCAGTGCTGTTGGATACAATGTGACGGTGACGGGCCAGGACGGAAACACACACCTCTGTCAAACCCACTCCACCAGCTGTCATGTCACAGACCTCCACTGTGGGAAAACCTACAGCGTTTCAGCCGTGCCGTACTCACTGACGTGCCCTGGAGCCCGGAGTGCAGCTTCCAGCTTTAGAGCAG GGCTTTGTCCTCCCAGCAACGTCACTGTGTCTCCTGCTTGTGGGGACAGCGCCATCTCTTGGACTCAAGTGGCCGGGGCAGAGCTGTACATAGCAACAGCTACAGCCAATGATGGACACAATCATACTTGCAGCTCAAACTACTCGAGCTTCTGCGACTTCACCGACCTGCAATGTGGGGAAGTCTACGCGGTCACGGTGGTAACGGTGGACCAGGGCTGCTGGAGCGAGCCGAGCACAGCAGTGATGCTGAGAGCAG CACTGTGTCCACCTGCTAATCTGACCGGCCATGTCAGCTGTGAAACAAACACCTTGTCCCTCACATGGGGGGCAGTGACAGGGGCCACCTACGTTCTGCAATGGGGAAGGATAGAGAGCGCGTCTCCTCCTTCAGAGTACACAACCTCAAACACCTCACACTCTTTGTCTAATTTGCTCTGTGGAGAAAGATACGCTGTCCGTGTGGCACCCCAGGAGGCAGACTGCAGGAGTAGCTACAGTCCAGCCATAGAAATAAGTACAG CTCCTTGTCAGCCCGCAAACCTAACCGTTCGTGTGGACTGTGGGACAAACAACGGCAATTTCTCCTGGGCGGAAAGCAGCGGAGCGAGTTTCTACGTCGTTGAAATAACCGGGGAGGACGGCCGCATGGCTTCCTGCTCCTCCAACGACACTTCCTGCTCCGTGAAGCTTGACTGCGGCCGCTCATACTCTGCAACGCTGGTGGCCTCCACTGAGAGCTGCAACAGCACCAAGCACGCTGACATTTACTTTGACTCTG CCCCATGTTTGCCACACGACGTCATGGCTGAGTTAGACTGCAACACCAACGTGATGAACATGAACTGGACTCAGACCACCGGCTCCGATGAGTATACGGCCTGGGCCATCGGCACGGACGGCCACCGAGCTTCCTGCAACTCAACGTCCAACTACTGCTCCATCCACCATCTCAGGTGTGGCAGGATCTACGAGGTGGCCGTCACCTCCTCCTCCATAAACTGTGAAATCATCGCCGGCTCAGACTACAAGGTTCAGTCTG CTCCCTGTAAAGCCGAGAACACCACAGCTGAGCTGAACTGCAGCTCCAACGCGATGACGGTGAAGTGGCAGGACGGCGGCGCAGCACAGAACTACACAGTTAGAGCCACCTCTGCCTCGGGTGTCAACTCCACCTGCAGGacagcagagagcagctgctCCTTCCTGGACCTGAGCTGCGGTCAGCTCTACACCTTCACTGTGATGGGATACACTAATGTGTGTGTCAGCGACATGAGCGACCCCATAGAGCGGCACACTG CTCCATGTTCTCCAACCAGCGTCTCAGCCAATCTCAACTGTACAACACGTAACGCTCTGATCAGCTGGACCAACGCTGCAGCCACTGCAGCCACAGCCTACAGCGCTCTGGCGACCTCCTCTGCTGGACACAACGCGTCCTGCAGTGACATGGGGTCATCCTGTGACCTGGACCAGCTATTCTGCGGACAGCACTACTCCGTCGTTGTCGAGGCGATCCACGCTGGCTGTCCTGGCCCTGCCAGCGCTCCTGTTGCGTTTGCTACAG AGCCGTGTGTTCCTGTGGACATCTCTGTCAATTACAATGTGAGTGCCGCTTGGGTCACGTGGAGCCCGGCTGAAGGTGCCGCCTCATACTCAGTTCAGGGTATGTCAGACAGCGGGTCGTCTGTCGCCTGTACCACCAATGCCACCAGCTGCTTCCTCCATGATTTCCTGTGCAGTCACATTTACAACATCACCGTGACAGCAAGGAACCGGGCATGTGACAGCGCCATCTCTGACATGTCCCACCTCATGACAG CACCCTGCCCACCCACAAATGTCCAAGCAAGCATTTCCTGTGATCACCTCACTGCCACTGTATCCTGGCAGCAGAGCAACCTCGCTGTGGGATACGTCGCCTACCTTGATGACCAAAGTGGACACAACGCCTCCTGCGTTGGCGCAGACGTAGATACGAGCTGCGTTGCCTCTGGGCTGAGCTGTGGCTCCGTCTACAGAGTCTGGGTCAAGGCACTGGGGAAGCAGTACAACAGCACAGACAGCTCTGTGGTCTCACTGACTTCAG GACCTTGTCAGCCACACAGTATTGAAGCCTTTATGGGCTGTCAGACCCACTCTGCCACTGTGTCCTGGCAGCCCAGTGCTGGAGCTGTGTCCTATGCTACCATGCTAACATCTTCATCAGGCCACACCAGCAACTGCTCCACCAGCACCACCAGCTGCCAGACGAGCTTCCTGCATTGCGGTGAAGAGTATAACGTCACCGTAAAGACCATTGGAGAGGCGTGTAACAGCACGGCTCACATGGCAGGACAACTCATCACAG AACCATGCACTCCGGTCAATCTGTCTGTCCACCTGAACGGGAGCGACGCCCAGGTGACGTGGTCCACAGCAAGAGGCAGCAGCTCATACTCTGTGTTGGCTGTGACGGAGCAGGGCGTGACCGCCGCCTGCAGCTCCACCGCCTTCCAGTGCTCCCTCACCGGCCTCCAGTGCAGTCAGATCTACAACGTCACCGTGCGGACCAGAAACTCGGCCTGCAACAGCACCGTGACCTCAGCGCCACACCGCCTAGTTACTG CGCCCTGCCCACCCACAAACATTCGAGTCAACATGTCATGCGAACAGCTTAGAGCAGCTGTGTCCTGGCAACAGAGCGACCTCGCTGTGGGTTATGTCGCCTACTTGGACAACCAAAGTGGCCACTCCACCTCGTGCTTAAGCACCAACACAGACACCTTCTGCAGTGTGTCTGGGCTGATGTGTGACACCGTCTACAGAGTTTGGGTCAAAGCTCTAGGAGAGCAGTACAACAGCTCCGACAGCTCTGTGGTCTATTTGACATCAG CTCCATGTCTGCCCAGTCACATTGCAGCAGAAGTGAGCTGTGAGTCCGATACTGATGCCATCGTCTCCTGGAACTCTCTTCTATCAATGCCGTCCGTCAGTCAACCAACGAACATCTCAGTCGTGGCCGCCATCGCAGGAACCCTGCAAACTCTGTGCACAACTCCACGCGGATCCTGTAACGTAAGCGGCTTAAGCTGCGGTGAGACCTACAAACTCAGCCTCATCGCCACCAACGTGCAGTGCAGCCTCAGGGCTCAGACGCACGTCAACATCACCACCC GTCCTTGCACACCCCAGAGTGTGTCTGTCAGTCTACTGTGTGGCTTAAACTCTGCCCTCGTATCTTGGGAAGAGAAACCCGACGTTGAACTGCACACAGCAAGTGCTGTCAAATCATCAGGAGGAGAATTGAAAATGTGCAACTCCTCAGGCTCTTCCTGCAGCTTCACTGGTCTGGACTGTGGAGAAATGTACAACTTTACGGTCGCAGCATACAGTGAAGGCTGCTGGAGCCAATCCAGTAGCCCCATTCTCTTTCCTACAG AACCTTGCCAGCCTGTGAATGTTTCTGCTCAGACTTTGTGTGAGAGTGATGAGGTGCAGCTCTCCTGGGATCAGACTGGTTCTCCAGCTCAGTATTCAGTCACAGCGAAGGGAAGCCTCGGCTTCACAGGAGTCTACAACACAACCCTCAGGCTCCTTTCAGCCACTTTACCCTGTGGACAGCACTATAACCTCACCGTGCAAGCACAGAGCAGCGACTGTGACAGCATGCCCAGCAGTCCCTTCTTCTTCAAAACCG GTCCGTGCGTCCCGCGGGATGTAGTGACCTCGGCGCAGTGCAAGTTTAATGTGGGCTCTGTCAGCTGGGCCCCCAGCAATGGCGCTGAATCCTACATTGCTAGAGCAACGGGCCTGGATGGCCACACTCACCTGTGTACCACAAACACCACTTCCTGCTCGTGGACTTCCCTTCACTGTGGGGAGCAGTACAAGATTGTAGTGGGAGCCAAAGCTGACAACTGCACCCGGATGTCCAACAACTCCTCGGTCATCTATATGA ATTCCTGCAGGCCCCAGAATTTGGCTGCCACTGTGAACTGTGGCATGAAGGTTGTTTCTCTTGACTGGGCCGTTAGCAACGGGACGGAAACCTACCTGGTTTCGGCTGAGACAGGAGACACGGCGATCAGTCTCAGCACCAACATCACCACCGCTCTTTTCTCTGACTTTGTTTGTGGCAAAAACTACAACCTCACAGTCACCCCTGTCAACCATTATTGTCCCGGCAACCCGAGCGCGTCCACCTCCGTCCAGACAT GGCCGTGCATGCCGGTGGGGATCTCCGCCAAGCAGGACTGCATCTCCAGCATCGTCACGGTAACCTGGGATTCCTCCAACGGCTCAGACTACCACACAGCCAAAGTGCAGACAGACACAGGCATCTCAGAGATGTGCATGTCAGAAAGAGATGCGTGCAGCATTGCCGGCCTGACGTGTGGGTACAACTTCTCTGTGTCCGTCACGGCCTTCAACCAGCAGTGTAACGTCACCTCCAAAGAACCCGCAAGTCTGCAGACAG TGCCGTGCATTCCCACTAACGTCTCTGTGAAACTGGATTGCTCCAACAACTCGGCCGACGTGTCCTGGTCTCCCAGTCGAGGCGCTCTGCGCTACTCGGTGTTAGCCAACAGCAGTCACAGCGACGACAGCTGCACAGCCTCTGACCTCAGCTGCCTCACATGCGGCGCCAACTACTCGGTTCAGGTGGTGGCGATGGACGACAGGTGCTCCAGCCTCCCCAGTCTGCCTGTGCTTTTCGAATCAG GCCCCTGCTCGCCTCACAACCTGAGCACCGAACTCAGCTGTTTGTCCAATGACCTGACTGTTACCTGGGACACTGTCAGAGAGGCTGACCACTTCTTGGTTTCCCTAACTGCTGCGAACGGAGGAAGTACCAACGTATGCAACACCACAAACACCGTTTGTTCCACAAGCAGCTTAACATGTGGTAATACGTACGTTGTTCAAGTCACCTCTGTGAGAGGCGTCTGTCGGAACAAGCACAATCAGACCCGCAGCATCCAGTCAg CGCTGTGTCAGCCTCAAGGCGTCAGAGGCTACCTGAACTGTGTGACCAACTCTGCCTGGATATCCTGGGACTCGGCTGCTGGGGCGGAGAGCTACACCGTGTTCGCTTCTGGAGGGGAGGCCTACACAGCCAACTGCACCTCCACCAACACAACATGTGAGGTGGAAGACCTGGCCTGCGGTGTTTCCTACAACTTCACTGTCACCGCTAAGAACCGCCAGTGTGAGAGTCCACCAAGTGACTCCATCAGCTTGCAGATGG CCCCCTGCTCCCTCCCTGGTATCACCGCCTTTGCTCAGTGCCATAATTCCTCCATTCTCGTTGAGTGGAAGCAGAAGGGAGGCAACGCTGGAGCCACAGTGTACATTGCCACAGCGGAGGCCAGTGATAACACCTACCTGTACTGCAACAGCACAGGCAACAGCTGCCTCCTCCAGGGAGCAAAGTGTGATCTCCGTTACACCATCATTGTTGCCGTCTCATCGGTCCGCTGCAGCTCTTTGAGGAGTCCCCCCTACAGAATTAGCATGG AGCCCTGTGCTCCTAAGGATGTGGTTGTGGACATCTCCTGCGAGGATCGCAGCGCTTTGGTGTCCTGGACCCCCTCTCCCGTTGCCGAAGCCTACCACGTGGTTGCCATGGGTGCAGATGGGCATGAACACACCTGCAACGCCACCTTCAGCAACTGCAGCATGTCGGACCTGCACTGTGACCAGCAGTACACAGTTTCTGTGGTAGCCAGTCACGAGAACTGCACCAGCAAGACCAGTCAGAGTGCAACAGTCAACACAG GGCCCTGCCACCCAGCTGGTCTCTCTGTGACTTTCTATTGTGACAATCAGTCTGCGACGCTGACCTGGAAGCCCAGTGACTACGCAAAGGGCTATTATGGCTGTGCTCAAGCTGAGAACGGAGACAGGCTCTATTGTCACAGCACAGATCCCGGCTGCACGATCGACGGGCTCGTCTGCGGGACGGTTTACAATTTCTCCGTGCAGGCCTCAGATGGAACGTGCAACAGCTCTGTCAGTGACCCGGTGCAGATTGCAGGAG TGCCTTGTCCTCCTCTAGCTGTTGAGGTGCAGCTGGTCCCAATGAAGATGGAGATCCAGGTGATGCGCTTCACCTGGACGCAGGTCTTGTGCGCAGAAACGGAGTACCTGGTGACCCTGACAGGAAGTCTGCTAGGAGACGGCCAGGCTCTGTTTGAGATCTCCTCCTACTGGACCAACGTCACGTACTTTGAGATCCCTCTTCCCTGCAGTTCGTCTTACGTTGCcacactgcagagcagaaatgCAGCAGGAAAGAGCGACAAATCAACACCCCTCAACGGAACCACAG CTCCTTGTCCGCCATCAGGAGTGAcgtacagcagcagcagctcctttgCCACCGTTTCATGGAGCTCATCGGTGTTTGCCACCACATACACCCTGTATGACAACAGCGTGTCTCCACGGAAACAGCTGTGCAGCACTGCGATGCTGTCCTGTTCCCTGTCCAACGTCTCTTCCAGCAGTCTGGTGGTCACAGCCAGCAACACTGCAGGGGAAAGTCAATCTGCAAATGTCACAGAAG CTACACCACATTTAATCAGAAGGAGAGATCTCGGGGAACAAATACCAGAGAATG GAAACATCCCCGCGCCGCTGCTGGACGTCAAGCAACCCTCGCCATCTATCCTTTTCCTCCAGTGGTCTCCGGTGGAGGGCGCTTCCTTTTACAACCTGCTGATCAGGAATCAAGGCAGCTCCGCCGACGACCAGGAGCTCACTGTGTACGGGGAGAGCATCATTGTGAGCGAACTGAGCCCCGACTCTGCCTACTGTCTCTCCGTCTTGGCTGTGATCGCAGACGTGAGCGGGCCAGAGTCAGAGCCCGTGTGTGTGCAAACAGGCCAACGGATTGCgctgtaa